GTGTTGTAATTGTTCCTGGCGTCTAACACCTCGAGGAGCGTGGTTATGCCGTACCTGTACCTTTCAGTGGAGAGCCTGAGAGCCTCCTTAGAAGCCTCTAGAGATTTAAGGGTTGCATCTATCTGAGTTTTCAAGGATTGTAGATCGTCGTAGGCCTTACGCAGAAGTGTAAGCTGAGTACTCTCTACGTCTTTTAAGTTCTGAGCTTCCTTAAGGAGGTCTATCTGTGCCTGTGCTACGTTTGCATCCCTTGCAAAGCCGTCAAAGATCTTATAGTTAAGAGATACGCCCGCCGTGTACCCCTCTATCCACTGAGTACCTCCCGAGAAGCTCTTCTTTCCGGTACTTCCTTGGTATCCTAGGTTTGCACTCAGAGTAGGATAGTAGCTCGCCTTTGCTAGTTCCACCTGTCTTTGTAAAACCCTGTAATTGACCCTTTCAACCTTTAGGGTACTGTTGTTCTTCAGCAACTCTTCCTGAAGGATATCAAGAGGTTTGTCAAAGGGTGAGTAGGAAAGCTCTCCTTCAGGCTCCGTTATTGAGTCCACCTTCAAGAGATTTTTAAAATCCTCTAAACTTTTTATGTAGTCCGTTTTTGCCTGCTCTAAGGCTGCCTTTGCGCTTTCAAGCTGTGCTTGGGTACGTATAAGGTCCACCTTTGTAAGGATGCCAGCCTGGTACTTAGCTTGGGCAAGTTTGTAGTTCTCCTCCCAATAAGAGAGGTTCTCCTTCAGAAGCTCTACCACTTTTTTCTTATAAAGGAGCGCATAAAAAAGGCTCTTCACCTGATACTCTACCGTCCTTTTAACATCCTCATGGACGAGCTTCTTTAGCTCCATGGAATCCTTGGCCAGGGTTATTGCTGTGAAAATAGATCTGTCAAATATGGTCTGGTTTAGACCAATAAGGTAGCTCTGTCTGTCCTTGGGAGTAAAACCGTATGCAAGGGAGTCAGAAAGCCTGGTGTAAGAGTAGGATAAGTTGACCTGTGGAAGTATTCCTGCTCTTGCTTGTCTTATGGCCTGTTCTGCCTTCCTTATATCAAGCTCTGAGATCCTAACACTAGTGTTGTTCTTTAGGGCTACCTCCACAGCTTCCTCTAAGCTTATGGCATAGGAAATTCCAAGAAGGAATAAAAGCAATAAGAACATCATCTTACTTCCACCTGCACACCTTCCTGCAGCATGTAAGCGTTATCCGTAACTATGCTATCAGAATCCTTGAGTGGAGCTTCAACGTAAGCGTATCCTTCCTCCTGCTTTACTATCCTAGTGACGGGTACCATCTTTGCCTTAGAGTTCTCCACCTTCCACAGGATGTATCTGTTGCCGAAGAGCACGAGGCTTTTTTCCGGTACTTTAAAGGCAATCCTTTGTTCTAAGGGTATCTGTACCTGAGCATACATGCCTGGCTTTAGCTTTCCTTCTGGGTTTTCCATCTGTGCCTTAACGGTGAGCTGTCTGCTTTGATCTGCAGCAGGGGAAACAAAGTAAACCTTTGCTTTGTACTTGCCTATTCCTTCCACATCCACTTCAACCACCGAACCCTCCTTTACGTAGGGATATATCTCCTGTGGAACTTGGAAGACTATCCTTATAGGGTTTAGGGTGACAAGCCTAAAGGTTTGACTTGCCGGAGTCACATAGTCTCCTACGTTTACTAGCCTTTGGGCTATAAAACCAGAGAAGGGTGCTTTCACTTGAGTTCTTGACAGCATAAGCTTAGCGTTGTTTAGTTGAGCCCGTATGCTTTTTATGGTATCTTCGTATACCTTAAGCTGCGTAAGAGCGTTTTCATAATCCTCTTTGGAAATGAGCTCCTTATCGTACAGGAATTTCCTTCTTTCCACTATAGCCTTCTGGTTTTGGTAGTTGGCCATAGCTTGAGAAAGCTGAGCGTTCAGTTGGGAGAGGGTGTTTTGGTAATCGGAAGGGTCTATGGCGAGTAAAGGTTGTCCTGCTTTGACAAAGCTTCCTTCATCCACATAGAGCTTCAATATTCTTCCGCTTACTTCGGGTTTTACATAAACGTCCTTCACGGCTTCTAGGTAAGCTTTCTGTTGATATGAAACCTCTACAGGCTCAGATCTGACTGTGTACACGCTGACTGTTACGGCTTTTTTGACCTGTTTTACCTCCTCCTTCTTTTGACAGGAGCCTAAAAGGAGGACTACTATAAGGAACAGGTATATCCACATAGTGCTGTAATTATACAGACTGACCGGTCGGTATGTCAATCTTTTCAAGCAGACTTTATGGGTATGTTGTAGTTTCTTATCTTTCTGTAGAGGTTGGACAAGTCTATGCCTATAACCTCAGAAACCTTTTTAACGTCGTAGTTGTACTCCTTAAGCTTAGCCTCTATAAACATCTTCTCAAACTCTTGGCGTGCCTTCTTAAGATCGTTGTACGAAAGAAGAGACTCTAGGTTGGGTCTGTTTAAAGGGTTTAAGAGCCCAGACAGGAACCTCTCATCTATCTTATCACCTGGATGCAGTATGACTATTCTCTCCATGAGGTTCTTGAGCTCCCTGACGTTTCCCTTCCAGGGGTAGGAGAGGAGTATCTCCTTGGCGTTCTCTGTAAGGTAAGGTGTAGGCCTTGCATATTTTGTGGAGAAGTAATTCAAGAAGTGTTCAGCCAGGAGTATTATGTCCTTGCCCCTTTCCCTTAGAGGGGGTAGTGTTATGGTAAAGACGGCTATACGGTAGTACAGGTCTTCCCTAAAGCTTCCCTCTTGCATCTGCTTCTTTATGTCCTTGTTGGAAGCACTTACCAGCCTAAAGTCTGAATGTATTACTTGTGTGCCACCAAGCCTTGTAAAGCTCTTCGTCTCTAACACTCTCAGCAGCTTAGCCTGAGCTTTAAGACTCATATCTCCTATTTCATCCAGGAAGAGGGTTCCACCGTGGGAGAGCTCAAGCTTGCCCTGTTTCCTACTAGTTGCCGATGTAAAAGCTCCTTTTTCATAGCCAAAGAGCTCTGCCTCAAGGAGTTCATCAGGTAGGGATGCACAGTTTATGTCTACAAAGGGTCCGTCTTTTCTGTTTGAAAGCTTGTGGATGAGTCTGGCTACAAGCTCCTTACCAGTCCCGCTTTCACCCAGAATCAGCACACTCGCATCCGATTGGGATACTTTCCTTATGAGTTCCTTTACTTGCAGCATCTGCGGACTTTCTCCTATGAGCTGATCCATCTCCTGGAACATCTGGCGCTTCTTTAGCACATCCTCTACAGCTCTCCTTAGGCTTAAGAGTAGTCTCTCTGTAGAGAAGGGCTTTTCTATAAAGTCGTAAGCCCCTTCTCTGATAGCTTTTACGGCGTCCTCTATCTTACCATGGCCTGTGATGACTATTATGTTCGCATCTGGAAGGTTCTTCTTGGTGTATTCTATTAGTTCAAAACCAAGACCATCGGGCAACCAAAGATCAAGTATGAGTGTATGAAAGTAAGCTTTGGATATCTTCTCCTTCGCTTCCTTTATATCCTGGGCTGTCTCTACAAGGTATCCCTCTTCTTCTAGTATTTCCTTTAGGGTCAGCCTTATAGACTTTTCGTCATCTATTACGAGCACAGAGGCAAGCATCTTTAAAGGTCAAACACCTTCCCAGGATTGAAGAGGTTTTTAGGATCAAAGCTTCTCTTGATGTCCCTTAAAAGCTCCATGCCTACCTGACCAAACTGCCAGCTTAGGAACTTTTTCTTGGTAAGCCCCACACCGTGCTCTCCTGTTATAGAGCCATCGTAGGACAGGGTGAGTTCAAAGAGCTCATCTACAGCTTGTTCTGCCCTTTCCTCTTCTTCTGGGTTGGACTTATCGTACAGGAAGTTTACATGCAAGTTTCCGTCACCTATGTGACCAAAAACTGCCACCATAAGGTTATACTTTTGAGCTATCTGCCTTACCCGTGGAAGGAACTCAGCCAGGCAGCTTCTGGGTACTACAATGTCTTCGTTTATCTTGCCGCTTTTGAGGTTTCCAAGGGCTGGACCTAAGCTCTTTCTAGCTGTCCAGAGCTTTTCGGAGCTTTCCTTGTCGTAGGAAACTTTTACCTCAACACCCATAGACTTCAGTATACCTTCTACCATTCCTATTTCTTCCCTTACGCCGCTTGGTGTCCCATCCACCTCTATTAAGAGTAGTCCCTCTGCATCCCTTGGTAGACCTACTCCTTTAAAGTCCTCCACTGCCCTTATAGCATCCCTGTCCATAAACTCAAGAGCTGAAGGGAACACACCGGAGGTAAGTATTTTGGTCACAGCTTTTCCTACGTCCTCCAAGCTTTGAAACACAGCTAGAGCTGTAAGTCTCTCTTGAGGCTTTGGTATAAGCTTCAGGGTTGCACCTGTTATAAGACCAAGAGTTCCCTCCGAACCTACAAACAGACCCATAAGATCATAACCTGCCACGTTCTTTATGACTGGACTACCAAGCTTTATAACCTTACCTTCCTTTATGACTGCTTCCAGTCCTAGCACGTAGTTGCGAGTCACTCCGTACTTTAAACACCTCGGTCCACCTGCGTTCTCGGCTAAGTTACCCCCTATGGTAGAGTACTTATAGGAGGAAGGGTCTGGAGGGTAAAAAAGGCCAAGCTTTTCCACATACTCCTGCAGATGCGCAGTTACAACTCCGGGCTCTGCGTACACTACACTGTTCTCAAGGTCCACTTTGAAGGAATCCATCTTTTCAAAGGAGACGACAAAACTCTTTTCCACTGTAGGTACAGCCCCACCTGTTAGACCAGAACCAGCACCTCTTGGGAATATGGCTATGTTCTCCTCATAGCAGAACTCCACGAGCTTTATCACATCTTCTTTGTTTTCTGGAAACACCACTCCTAGCGGAACAGACCTTTCTATGGGTATAGGAGTAGCATCGTAAGAGTAGAGCTTTCTTTCTACTATAGAGGTGTTTACCTTTCTATCACCCAGTAGGGCTCTAAGCCTGTTTACAGGATCCCTTTTCAAAATCGCAAACATAGTTTATAATATAAATCTGAAAGCGGGCGTAGCTCAGTGGTAGAGCGGCTGCTTGCCATGCAGCAGGTCGCGGGTTCGAGTCCCGTCGCCCGCTCCAAGAAAAAAAAGGAGTTACAAGCCATGAGAAAAAAGCTCCTACTCCTATTGTCCATGTCTGGCATAGCCTTAGGTCAGCCTTTGATAGACCCTAACTTTGCAGACAGATTATTTCCTTATATAACCTACTCTACAGTTTGGAGTGGAACACCTGCCACACTCTCTGACGTAGCTGTTCCAAACGTGCTTATAGTTTACGGCAAGAAGGAAGATCCAGATGTGGTTGCCTTGGCTGGTAAGATAGCCTACTACCTAGGCCAGTGGACTGATGACATTGGTTTTTCAGTGGAGGACGTAAAGCAGTCTAGAATTCCTGAGCTTCTCGTAAACGATGAAAGACTAAAATCCCTTGATTACAAAAACCTTATAGTAGTGGGTACCAACAACTCCGTAGTGAAAGAGCTAGGCCTTAAGTTTGAAGGGCCCACCATAAAGGTAATCCAGAAGGATGGCAAGAACATAATGTTAGTAGGTGGGAAGACCAAGGAGGATGTTATCAAAGCTGGTAAATATCTTGCAGATGTGAGGCTCAACTTCAAAGCGGGTGCATACAAGACTTTCTTCTCCTTCGTAGCTCTGCGTGGTTACATAGAAAAAGGAGAGTTTGATGCAGCTCTTAGGCTGATAAGAAGTCCTCAAGGGCTTTCTGCATGTGGGAAAAACATGGCTTTGGCGGCTCCAATGGTGGCAAACTGGAACGATGACATAAAGGCCGTGGTGAAAAAGAGGAACAGCATACTCTATTCGGAACTACCAAAAGCGATAGAATCAAAGGATAAGAACAAAGCTGTAGAACTCTGGAAGGAGGCCATGTTTACATGCTATCAATGCCACCAGGGTATAGACATACCTCAACTCAGGAAGTTCAAGCCCCTTGAAAGCATCCACTCAAAACATCAACGTATAGCTGAAAGCTTTGGTTTAATAGTTAAGGCAGGTAATGAAGTATCTTGTGTTGCATGTCACAGCGGTAAAACAAGCATAAGGGGTTATCAATGAAAGTAGGTTTCATAGGCTTAGGTTCTTTGGGTAAAGAGATAGCCAAGAGATTATCGTCCCAGGGCGTAGAGCTTTTAGTCTGGAACAGAACCAAGAAGAAAGCCCAAGAGCTTGGCTTCCAAGTAGCTGACTCGCCCAAGGAGCTCATATCCCAAGTGGATAGGGTGTTCCTGATAGTGTTTGACAGTCAAGCATCAGAAGAAGTTATATTCGGCAAGGATGGCCTGGTGGAAGGACCCATTGAAGGAAAGACAATAATAGACATGACCACAAACCACTACAGGTACGTGGTAGAAGCTCAGCAGGAACTGGAGAAAAGAGGTGCCTTCTATCTGGATGCCCCTATACTCGGAAGCGTCATACCAGCACGGAAGGGAGAGCTTACTATACTTGTGGGTGGTGACAAGGAGAAGTTTGAAGAGAACAGACCTGTCTTTGAAAAGTTCTGTAAGGTCATCATGTATGTAGGTCCTGTAGGTAACGCCACCAAGCTCAAGCTTATAAATAACATAGTACTCGGTGGTTTCATGGAGATTCTTTCCGAAGCCATAGCCGTGGGAGAAAGGGCTGGCCTTCCCAAGGACCTTATCATAGAGGTGCTTTCCAACGGAGCAGGGAAGTCATACATACTAGACGTAAAAAAGCAGAAGCTTCTGGAAGAAGACTTTGAAACCCACTTCTCCGTGGACCTTATATACAAGGATCTACACTATGCCCAGGACTTGGTAAAGGATATAAAAGCTTTCACCATGACCCTTCAGAATGTAAAAGAAGCCTACGGCTTGGCCAGGTTTAAAGGTTTAGGGGAGTTAGACTTCTCAGCAGTCTACAAGATGTTTAAAGATGAAGATTGACTTTATTCTCCCCTCAAGCAACTACCTGGATACTGTAAAAAGGGACAAGAAGGAGTTGGCAAAGGAGTTTGAAGCCATCCTACTTAAGGAGTTTCTAAAGGAGGGTCTTAAGCCGGTGCTAGAAAATAAGAGCTTTCAAGAGAGGATGTACTACGATAGCTTTATAGACAGCCTAAGCAGAAAGCTGGCCGAAGCCGGTGGAGTGGGTATAGCAAAGATGATACTAAAGAGTATAAAGGATGAGAAGGATAGATAAGATCTCATCCTTCATAGTGATGGACATCTACCAAGAAGCGCAGCGAATTGATGATGTAATACACATGGAGATAGGAGAGCCGGATCTAGATCCACCACCTGGAGTCATAGAAAACCTAAACAGAGCCATAAGGGAAAGGAAGTACTTTTATACACCCTCCCTTGGTATATGGGAGCTAAGAGAGAAGATAGCTGAACACTACAAGGTGTATTACGGTGTTGAGGTATCGCCTGAGAGGATAGTGATAACCACGGGAACCTCAGGTGCTTTCCTAGTTGCCTACGCTATACTCACATCTCAAGGCGATAAAGTAGTTTTGGCGGATCCTTCCTATCCTTGCTATAAGAACTTTGCTCACCTTCTTGACGTAGAACCAGTGTTTGTGCCAGTGGATGCATCCACTAACTATCAAATACTGCCAGAGATGATAGAAGACCTAGACTTCAATGTCCTTCATATCTCTTCTCCTTCAAACCCTACAGGAACCATATACTCGGAGGAAAACCTAAAGAAACTTATCGAACTCTGCGAGAGAAAGGGGGCATACTTTATATCGGATGAGATTTACCACGGACTTGTTTATGAAGGAAAGGAGACAACTGCTTTGCAGTTTTCAGACAGTGCTATAGTTATAAGTGGTTTTTCTAAATTCTTCTGCATGCCAGGTTTTAGACTAGGCTGGATGGTACTACCAGAACATCTGGTAAGAAGTGCAGACGTGGTAATACAAAACGTTTACATATCCGCACCTGCGCTAAGCCAGTATGCTGCGCTTGGGGCCTTTGACTACGAGTACCTTTCTAGAGTGAGAGAGATATACAGAAGGAGGAAAGACATACTATACGAAGGTTTGAAGGACGTTTTCAACATAGAGGTTAAACCTGAAGGAGCCTTCTACATCTGGGCACGCATAGACAGGTACTCCACAGACTCTTATAACTTTTCGTTGGAACTTCTAAGAAAGGCCAGAGTTGCTGTAACTCCAGGTGTAGACTTCGGTTTTAACAAGACAAACCTTTACATTAGGTTTTCATACACAAAGGATGAGGATGCCCTTAGAGAGGGCATCCAGAGGATAAAGGATTACTTAACAAGATAGATCTCTACAGCTCTCTGCGCCCTAAACTCTTTTCCAAACTTCTGGGCAAGCTCTTTACCGTAGGCGGTTATTCTTATCCTACTTTCGTCCACACCAAGCTTTACAAGCTCACTGGCAACCATCTGTGCCCTGTGCATAGAGAGATCAAAGTTATACTTGCTTGTACCTCTTTTATCTGCAAAGCCTACAACTAGAACTTCTCCTTTCTCATCTTTCAGCTTTTGTGCCACATTTTTAAGCTCATCAACAGCCTTCTTGGATAGCGTAAACTTATTGAAAGCAAAGTGAACAGTACCCACCTTTGTTGCTTCAAAGCTACGTGCAGTAGCTTGTTCTGTAGTTGACTTGGTTTCTTGAACTGGTCTTCCTTCAAGAGCCCTTATCCTTTTCTCATGATCATCAGCTATGTTTTCAAGCTTGCCTACTCTCTTTTCAAGATCGTTTACCTTAGATATGGCTTCGTCAGCTTTTTTACTTGCTCCAGTTATAGCATCAAAGTAGTTCTTGTAGCACTTGTCCAGAAGGTACTTACTGAAGACTTCCTTTGGGCTTCCACAAGGGTCTGTAAGTTCCTGAGCGTTGCCCAGGGATAAGGTAAGACCAACGAAGAGTGCGGATGCTAGAGCTATTTTCTTCATCTTTTACACCTCCTTATCTCGATTATAGTACACAATAAAATATACGCCAACACTGTGAAGATTTCATGAAAAGTTAGCTTACCTTTGATCCTTCTTTTACATCTACATCCGGTACTATCAAGGAGAGCTTCTCTCCGTCTGACAGAGCAAGAACCATTCCTTGAGATTCTATCCCGAATATCTTCCTTGGTTTTAGGTTTGCCAGGAAAAGTATCTTCTTGTTTATTAGTTCTTCAGGTGTGTAGTGCTTTGCTATACCAGCTACTACTGTTCTTTCTTCATCTCCTATGGATAGTCTTAGTTTAAGAAGCTTTTCCGAGCCTTCTACACGTTCTGCAGACAATACCTTTGCTAGCCTTATGTCAAGCTTTTGGAAATCCTCTATCGTTATAAGCTCCATAAGGGTGTATTATACCAACGAATTCTTCTCAATTTAATCTTAAGAAGAGGTACCCACTAAAGGCTAAACAAAGGTATATCATGACTGGGATTTGCTAAAGATCTGAGAGCACCGTTTTTTATCACAGATAGAACCTTCTGAGTTACTTTTCTGTCCCTGTAGCGCATAAAGTGATGCATGAGAACACCTGAAGCTTCAAGCCCTTGGCCAGTAAACTTAAAGGTAATAGAATCTTTAAGGAAAGGATTATTCTTGTTTACACTTAGAACCTTCGGCAATCCTACAAATTGATAACCTATAAGAACACCATCCCTTAGGAAAATTTTTATTATCTGGTTATCAAGCTCAAAGGTATGGGATTCGTCCGCTTCCTCAAAGAGGCCACCGCTACCCGCAGTCACCATCCTTGTCTTGACTGCGTTGTAGTCTACTAGACCAGGGTTCTTTACCTTCAAGCCTGCCATGTTATAGCCTGCTATGGCTCCGGCCTGCTGAGCCGTTGGAAATAGGGCTATCCACCTGTGCCTTCCAAAGACATCTATCCCCGAGCAGATGTCACCAGCTGCATACACGTCCGGATCCGAGGTCCTCTGGTACTCATCTACTAGTACTCCACCTACCACCCTACCCTTTATCTCATCCACGTGGAGCCTTATGTCTGTTCCTTCAACGAGGTACGTTCTTGGTCTTACACCGGTAGAGAGTATGACCATATCGGCCGGAAGGTATATACTCCTGTCGGAGCCTAGCTTCTTTATCTCTACGGCCTCTACCCAACCGTCCTCACCATGGAAAGCTACCACTTGCGAGTTTAGGTAAAATCTTATGCCTTCCTCTTCTAAAGGTTTCATGTAAAGATCTGCCATATGTTTGTCCAACATTCTAGGAAGTACTCTATCAAAGACTTCAACCACAGAGACTTCAAGTCCCATATACCTTAGAGTTTCGGCATCCTCTATACCTATGGGTCCGGCCCCCACTATCACTACCCTTCTTACCCTACCCTCTAAGATCCATTTTCTTATCCTCTTGGCATCGTCCAGACTCTTAGCTGTGGTCACACCACCCAGTTCAACACCTGGTATGGGTGGTATAAAGGCAGAGGCACCTGCAGCCAGAAGGCACTTATCGTAGCTTACCTCCTCCCCACCTTTTACATAGATAATCTTCTTCTTGTTGTCTATGCTTACCACCTCTTTGCCGAGTCTGAGGTCTACCTTATACTTCTCGTAGAAGGAAAAGCCTCCAGCGTAAAAAAGGGCATCATCACCTATGTCCCCTCTTATGACGTTTTCCATACAGTTTGGGGCGTACGCAGGATACTCTTCCGCAGAGAGTACTACTATGTCAGAGTCCTTGTCTACTTTTCTGAAAGCCTTTATAGCACTTACTGCGGCAGGTCCGTTCCCTACTATGACTACCTTCACCGTGTTGTAAATTATATACCATGAGAGATCTGTTACCTGTAGTAGCTTTTTTGCTCAGCTTTTTGGCTCTTCTTCTTTTGAGGTACACCCTACTAAAATATCTAACTAATAGATCTGAAAACGCTGTTTACAATTTGATGTTAAAGACTATAAGATTTCCATCTCTCTTTTTGGTATTTGCTATTCCTCTTTACGTTAGCTTACAGTTTTTAAGACACACTCAAAAAGAGTACATAGTTCATGTAGAAAAGATCGTACTAGCTAGCTTTATCCTCTCTGTATCTATATTTTTGGCAAATCTAGCGGTTGAGGCTTTGAAACTTTATGCAGGAAGAGCTGGACTAAAACTACCTTCTGCTAATGTAGTCTTTGCTTTAATAAAGGGCTTTATAGTCCTGCTTGGTGTTATAAGCGTCTTAAACTTGTTTGGTATACCCGTTGTTCACCTTGTGACCACCTTAGGTGTGGGAGCTTTGGCTGTATCCTTGGCACTACAGAGTACCTTGAGCAACTTCTTCTCAGGCTTGAGTATAATCTCCTCAAGGCAGATAGAGATCGGAGACTTTGTAAGGCTTGAAAACGGAGAGGAAGGTTACGTTATAGACATAACCTGGATGAACACAGTCATAAAGCGTGCGGATAATAATCTAGTGATAGTTCCCAGCTCAAGGATGGTAAACATGATAGTGATAAACTACAGAAAGCCTATAGAAAGCATGAACATTACTATTCCAGTAAACGTGAGTTATAACTCAGACCTTGATAAAGTAGAGAGGATTACATTTGGGGTGGCTAAAGAGGTGCAAAAGTCTGTAGAAGGTGCGGATCCCAACTTTGAACCTGTTGTAAGGTTTACAGAATTTGGAGAAAATAGTATAAAACTAAACGTAACACTGAGAGTGTTGAATTCAGATTATCAGGGTATTGTAAGACATGAGTTCATAAGAAGACTAAAACAGGCTTACGACGCAGAGGGCGTAAGGATGAACTTTCTTACAGTATCTACTACATGTCTAGGAATCACCTGAGGGCCTTACTTTTCCTGATTTTTTCTTTGATCTTTTCGCTTTTCGTTAACCTGAAGGATAAACTACCGGATCTTTCCGATGAGGGTGTTTTTTATCTGAGGGTTGACGGCATTCCGCAGGCAGAAGACTCAGGTTTAAAGGTTAAGGTGCTAGTGGAAGGCGGGGACCTTATGGACTTACAGGGTAAAATGGCTTATCTCACACTCAGAGGTGTTCACAATCTAGGTAAAGATCACCTCGAAGTGGATGCAAGGGTGAAGATAAAGGATGGAAGGATATACCTTAGTGCGAACTCCGAGGACATACTAGATGCATGGGACGAGGACGGAATAAGGAAAAGGCTTATAAGCAAGCTTGAAGAGAAGGTAAAGGATCCGCTCGTGAGGGACTTTACAAAAGCGTACATCTTCGGAGAGGATGCAGACCTTCTACCCCTAGAGGTACAAAGGTCTTTTTGGGAGAGTGGCCTTCTTCACATCCTAGTGGTAAGCGGATCTCACATAGCCTTGATATTCATGGTTTTCTACAGATTTCTACCCTACCCTTATGGGCATATACTTTCCCTAATACTTTCCTTTTTTTACACCTTCTATGTGGTAAGGACAGAACCACCTGTGCTGAGAGCCTTCCTTATGTTCCTTCTTTACGTGATGGCCAAGCTTTCAGACCACAGGCCCGATTACGTTTCTATACTCTTTGTGTCCGGAGCTATTATACTCTTTGTGTTTCCTGAATATCTCCAGTCTTACTCCTTCTGGCTTTCCTTTTTTGCCACCCTCTTCATACTTTTATCGATCAAAGAAGCACCCATCCAGAACAAGGTTTTTATGTCCTTTTGGGTGTCTATATTTGCCTTCCTGGGCACGGCACCATTAGTAGCAAGCTTTTCACTGACTACACCCATGAGCATACTGCTCACCGCTCCGGCTTCTCTTATCCTTACGCCTTACACCGTTTATTCCTTCCTTGACCTTTTTACACTGTTTAGCCTCCCTTCCTTTCCCTTGGAAATACTCGGTAAGCTCGCCATAGAGAGCATAAGGGTTATGTCAAACCTCGGGTTTCTATTAAATTTAAAAGCTTCTGCCCTTGGATCCTTCTTCTGCACGACTGCTTCTGCCCTAGTGCTTTACTTTACCAGTGGCTGGTGGAAACTCCTTGCCTTTGTACCACTTTTGCTGATTGTTATAATATAGGTCATAAGTTTTTGAAAACCTAAGGAGGAATTCTATGGCGAAGGGTACAGTGGCATACAAGATACTACAAAGTCATTTAGTAAGCGGTAAGCTCATACCAGGAGAAGAGATAGCCATAAAGATAGACCAAACTCTGACGCAGGATGCGACGGGTACTATGGCCTACCTTCAGTTCGAAGCAATGGGCGTTGACAGAGTAAAGACGGAGTTATCTGTAAGCTACATAGACCACAACATGCTCCAGACGGACTTTAAAAACCCTGACGATCACAAGTATCTTATGACGGTGGCCAAAAGGTATGGAATATACCTATCCAAACCTGGAAACGGTATATGCCACCAAGTACACTTGGAAAGGTTTGCAAAACCCGGTAAGACCCTGCTTGGATCAGATTCTCATACACCCACAGCAGGTGGTATGGGCATGCTTGCCATAGGCGCTGGTGGCCTTGACGTTGCAGCGGCTATGGCAGGAGAACCCTTCTACTTAAAGATGCCTAGGATAGTAGGAGTCAAGCTAACAGGGAAGCTACC
The DNA window shown above is from Thermocrinis minervae and carries:
- a CDS encoding NAD(P)-dependent oxidoreductase; its protein translation is MKVGFIGLGSLGKEIAKRLSSQGVELLVWNRTKKKAQELGFQVADSPKELISQVDRVFLIVFDSQASEEVIFGKDGLVEGPIEGKTIIDMTTNHYRYVVEAQQELEKRGAFYLDAPILGSVIPARKGELTILVGGDKEKFEENRPVFEKFCKVIMYVGPVGNATKLKLINNIVLGGFMEILSEAIAVGERAGLPKDLIIEVLSNGAGKSYILDVKKQKLLEEDFETHFSVDLIYKDLHYAQDLVKDIKAFTMTLQNVKEAYGLARFKGLGELDFSAVYKMFKDED
- a CDS encoding rod-binding protein — protein: MKIDFILPSSNYLDTVKRDKKELAKEFEAILLKEFLKEGLKPVLENKSFQERMYYDSFIDSLSRKLAEAGGVGIAKMILKSIKDEKDR
- a CDS encoding pyridoxal phosphate-dependent aminotransferase, with translation MRRIDKISSFIVMDIYQEAQRIDDVIHMEIGEPDLDPPPGVIENLNRAIRERKYFYTPSLGIWELREKIAEHYKVYYGVEVSPERIVITTGTSGAFLVAYAILTSQGDKVVLADPSYPCYKNFAHLLDVEPVFVPVDASTNYQILPEMIEDLDFNVLHISSPSNPTGTIYSEENLKKLIELCERKGAYFISDEIYHGLVYEGKETTALQFSDSAIVISGFSKFFCMPGFRLGWMVLPEHLVRSADVVIQNVYISAPALSQYAALGAFDYEYLSRVREIYRRRKDILYEGLKDVFNIEVKPEGAFYIWARIDRYSTDSYNFSLELLRKARVAVTPGVDFGFNKTNLYIRFSYTKDEDALREGIQRIKDYLTR
- a CDS encoding OmpA family protein: MKKIALASALFVGLTLSLGNAQELTDPCGSPKEVFSKYLLDKCYKNYFDAITGASKKADEAISKVNDLEKRVGKLENIADDHEKRIRALEGRPVQETKSTTEQATARSFEATKVGTVHFAFNKFTLSKKAVDELKNVAQKLKDEKGEVLVVGFADKRGTSKYNFDLSMHRAQMVASELVKLGVDESRIRITAYGKELAQKFGKEFRAQRAVEIYLVK
- the metG gene encoding methionine--tRNA ligase subunit beta encodes the protein MELITIEDFQKLDIRLAKVLSAERVEGSEKLLKLRLSIGDEERTVVAGIAKHYTPEELINKKILFLANLKPRKIFGIESQGMVLALSDGEKLSLIVPDVDVKEGSKVS
- a CDS encoding NAD(P)/FAD-dependent oxidoreductase; amino-acid sequence: MKVVIVGNGPAAVSAIKAFRKVDKDSDIVVLSAEEYPAYAPNCMENVIRGDIGDDALFYAGGFSFYEKYKVDLRLGKEVVSIDNKKKIIYVKGGEEVSYDKCLLAAGASAFIPPIPGVELGGVTTAKSLDDAKRIRKWILEGRVRRVVIVGAGPIGIEDAETLRYMGLEVSVVEVFDRVLPRMLDKHMADLYMKPLEEEGIRFYLNSQVVAFHGEDGWVEAVEIKKLGSDRSIYLPADMVILSTGVRPRTYLVEGTDIRLHVDEIKGRVVGGVLVDEYQRTSDPDVYAAGDICSGIDVFGRHRWIALFPTAQQAGAIAGYNMAGLKVKNPGLVDYNAVKTRMVTAGSGGLFEEADESHTFELDNQIIKIFLRDGVLIGYQFVGLPKVLSVNKNNPFLKDSITFKFTGQGLEASGVLMHHFMRYRDRKVTQKVLSVIKNGALRSLANPSHDIPLFSL
- a CDS encoding mechanosensitive ion channel family protein, coding for MRDLLPVVAFLLSFLALLLLRYTLLKYLTNRSENAVYNLMLKTIRFPSLFLVFAIPLYVSLQFLRHTQKEYIVHVEKIVLASFILSVSIFLANLAVEALKLYAGRAGLKLPSANVVFALIKGFIVLLGVISVLNLFGIPVVHLVTTLGVGALAVSLALQSTLSNFFSGLSIISSRQIEIGDFVRLENGEEGYVIDITWMNTVIKRADNNLVIVPSSRMVNMIVINYRKPIESMNITIPVNVSYNSDLDKVERITFGVAKEVQKSVEGADPNFEPVVRFTEFGENSIKLNVTLRVLNSDYQGIVRHEFIRRLKQAYDAEGVRMNFLTVSTTCLGIT